Proteins found in one Vulpes vulpes isolate BD-2025 chromosome 13, VulVul3, whole genome shotgun sequence genomic segment:
- the DCSTAMP gene encoding dendritic cell-specific transmembrane protein, whose translation MGVWTSGIGICLSLWGSYVSPRSSAWMDFIQHLGVCCFVAFISAGLLSLAFSWFRSSFIVFGTSWVITCALLCCSKHARCFIFLLFLSCGLREGRNALIAAGTGIVIFGHVENIFHNFKGLLDSMTCNLRAKSFSIHFPLLKKYIEAIQWIYGLATHPSLFDDLISWNQTLAVSLFSPSQGLEAQLNDTKGKVLGVLYQMVTASEVLSSLGRQLLALAGLLLVLLGTGLFMKRFLDPCGWKFENIFITKQFVRFDEMERQLQRPCVLPLNKRERKKYVVVPSFWLSPKERKNLGLFFLPILTHLYVWVLFAAIDYLLYRLIFSVSKHFQSLPGLEVHLKLYREEQETQDIIRDSPFNISLFEPTCIPAPKLLLSKTWIPLSIILGTLVVLGLLSSILTQLKILVSASFYPSVQERRIRYLHGKLLKKRSKQAVEGGNSKQHLYFTKARPGCGCNLS comes from the exons ATGGGTGTCTGGACCTCAGGCATTGGCATCTGCCTAAGTCTTTGGGGGTCATATGTGTCTCCAAGAAGCTCTGCATGGATGGACTTTATCCAACATTTGGGAGTTTGCTGTTTTGTTGCTTTCATTTCAGCGGGCCTCCTCTCTCTGGCCTTTTCCTGGTTTCGATCCTCATTCATAGTCTTTGGCACCTCTTGGGTGATCACTTGTGCTTTGCTCTGCTGCTCCAAGCATGCAcgatgttttatttttctcctcttcctctcttgtgGTCTGCGGGAAGGCAGGAATGCTTTGATTGCAGCTGGCACAGGGATAGTAATCTTTGGACAcgtggaaaatatttttcacaacTTCAAAGGTCTCTTGGACAGTATGACTTGCAACCTAAGGGCAAAGAGCTTTTCCATACATTTTccacttttgaaaaaatatattgaagcAATTCAGTGGATTTATGGGCTTGCCACTCACCCAAGTCTATTTGATGACCTTATTTCTTGGAACCAGACGCTGGCAGTCTCTCTGTTCAGTCCCAGTCAAGGCCTGGAGGCCCAGCTAAACGACACAAAAGGCAAAGTCCTGGGTGTCTTGTATCAGATGGTGACGGCATCAGAAGTATTGTCCTCCCTGGGACGGCAGCTACTTGCCCTAGCAGGGCTTTTGCTGGTACTCCTTGGCACTGGCCTCTTCATGAAGCGATTTTTGGACCCTTGTGGTTGGAAGTTTGAGAACATCTTCATCACCAAACAATTTGTTCGCTTCGATGAAATGGAGAGGCAGCTGCAGAGGCCCTGTGTCCTTCCGCTGAataagagggaaaggaagaaatacgTGGTCGTCCCGTCTTTCTGGTTGTCtcctaaagaaaggaaaaacctgGGGCTGTTTTTCCTCCCCATACTCACCCACCTCTATGTCTGGGTGCTGTTTGCAGCCATAGATTATCTGCTATATCGGCTCATTTTCTCCGTGAGCAAACATTTCCAAAGCTTGCCAGGGCTCGAGGTCCACCTGAAACTGTACAGAGAG gAGCAAGAAACTCAAGACATCATCCGTGATTCTCCTTTTAACATATCTCTGTTCGAACCAACCTGCATCCCTGCACCAAAGCTCCTTCTGTCGAAGACCTGGATTCCTCTCAGCATTATTCTTGGGACACTAGTGGTGCTGGGCCTGCTGTCCTCCATCCTGACACAACTTAAAATCCTGGTGTCGGCCTCCTTCTACCCCAGCGTGCAGGAGAGGCGCATCCGATACCTGCATGGGAAGCTACTGAAGAAAAGATCAAAGCAGGCAGTGGAAGGAGGGAACAGTAAACagcatctctattttacaaaggCAAGGCCAGGTTGCGGGTGTAACCTGTCATAA